CCAATCCCGATATTCTGGCGGCCGTCGGCAAGAAGAAGGGCCAGCGCGTGCTGGTCGGTTTTGCCGCCGAGACCCATGACCTCAAGAAATACGCCCGCGAGAAGCTGCGCGAAAAGAACGCCGACCTCTTCGTTGCCAATGACGTGGCGCGCGCCGATGCGGGATTCGATGTCGATACCAACCAGGTGGAACTCTTCTTTGCCGACGGGCGCGAAGAGTCAACCGGGCTTCTGAGCAAGGACCAGGTGGCAGAGCGCGTGCTCGATGCGGTGGAATCGCTCCTTCCGGAGATCCATCGCCGCAGCAACGAGATGCCGGCCTGAGAGGGGCTCTGACTGCGGGAGGGACTTCGCGTGAAGTCCGGGCGCCCGCATGTCTTGGGGACCAGGGGGGACGCGCGTGAGCGAGGACATTGCAGCCCTGCGCAGGGAGATCGGCCGCATTCGCGGATCCATCGCCCATCTGCGTGCCATGGGAATCGACTACGTGCGCCGCGGCCATCCGGCTACGCCGGTTTCTGCTGAGAAGGTTGCGCCTGCCACCGTTCAGGAAGCCGCGCCGGTTGCCGCTGAACCCGCTGCGCCCCCGGCAAAGCCCGCGAAGAAGTCTGCCACCAAAGCGCCAAAAGCCCCCGAAGCACCCGCGCCGGTTGCGGCTGCTGCTGCCGGCGAGAGCCTCGACGACATTCGCGCCGACATCGGCGATTGCACCCGTTGCAAGCTTCATACGACGCGCACCCAGATCGTCTTTCACGACGGCGGCATGGGCGCGCGCGTGGCCTTTGTGGGCGAGGGGCCCGGCAAGGACGAGGACCTCCAGGGTGTGCCCTTCGTCGGCCGTGCGGGCAAGCTGCTCACCGACATCATTGAAAAAGGCATGGGGATCCCCCGGGCGGAGGTCTACATCTGCAACGTGGTAAAATGCCGCCCCACCGAGAACCTGGCCTTCACCAAGGACCGCGCCCCCGAACCCGACGAGGTCGAGGCCTGCAGCGGCTTTTTGAAGCGACAGCTCCGTGTGGTCAGACCCGAGGTCATTGTCACGCTGGGCAACCCGGCGACGAAGTTTCTGCTCGATACCAAAGAGGGAATCACGCGGCTGCGCGGCTCCTGGCACAAGTGGGAGGGCATTGACGTAATGCCGACCTTCCACCCCGCCTACGTGCTGCGCAACCCGCCATCCAAGCGCGAGGTCTGGGCTGACATCCAGCTCGTGATGGACAAGCTGGGCATCGAACGCCCGGCGCGTTGATGAGGGAAATAGGGAGAAGGTTATGAGGTTTC
The Chrysiogenia bacterium genome window above contains:
- a CDS encoding uracil-DNA glycosylase, encoding MGIDYVRRGHPATPVSAEKVAPATVQEAAPVAAEPAAPPAKPAKKSATKAPKAPEAPAPVAAAAAGESLDDIRADIGDCTRCKLHTTRTQIVFHDGGMGARVAFVGEGPGKDEDLQGVPFVGRAGKLLTDIIEKGMGIPRAEVYICNVVKCRPTENLAFTKDRAPEPDEVEACSGFLKRQLRVVRPEVIVTLGNPATKFLLDTKEGITRLRGSWHKWEGIDVMPTFHPAYVLRNPPSKREVWADIQLVMDKLGIERPAR